One Candidatus Poribacteria bacterium genomic window, GGTATTGTCATGGGATTTATCCGTTTTCAGAACGGTATTAACGGCATCAGCATTCCCGGGACGGCTTATGAATTTGAGGTGAATTGTAGCGAAGGGACAGTTCGTGCTCTCAATAATGGACTCGGCTTCTATCTCCGTAAACGACAAGGTGAGTTTAACGAGATTTTGGAAGCACCATTCCCACCCTATGAACGTAAGAGCGGCACCGTTGGTTGCATTGAGGATATCGTCGAGGCGATTGAGACCGATACCGAGACGCAAGGCAACATCCACCTCGCACACCGAAGCACCGAGATGGTCTTCGCAATCGTTGACTCACAACGGCAGCAGGGTGTTCGAGTGCCGATGCCGATGGAAAACCGGTCCCTCTATCTCGGAAGGTGGTGAACTGTCGTCTGAATCAGGATTTACAGGATTTGCGGATGGGCAGGATTACCAGTGTCCAATGAAAAATAGGGAGTCAAATTGATGCTAAGAAAAGTCGGAGAGTTTACTACGCATCCCTATCTGAAATTGCTGATTGTTAGCGTGGCTCTCCTACTGAGTCACGCCACAAATGCACAAAACACAGAGCGTCCAGCCAGCACACGCTATGAACAGCGAACACCGAGCCGAAACGGTATCGGCAAATTCTACATGGGACGCGAAATCTCACGCGTGATGGGGCATCAAGGTGCGGAATGGTTGGAACGTCCGGAACGCGAACACGAAGAGATGCCGACCCGTCTCGTCGAGTTACTGAAACTCAAAGAAGGGGATGTCGTCGCGGACATCGGTGTCGGTACGGGTTATATCGCTCGACGCATCTCCCCGAAAATCGGTGAGACAGGGACCATCTACGGCGTTGACATTCAGCAGGAGATGCTCGACCTACTTGATAAAAAGATG contains:
- a CDS encoding class I SAM-dependent methyltransferase; the protein is MLRKVGEFTTHPYLKLLIVSVALLLSHATNAQNTERPASTRYEQRTPSRNGIGKFYMGREISRVMGHQGAEWLERPEREHEEMPTRLVELLKLKEGDVVADIGVGTGYIARRISPKIGETGTIYGVDIQQEMLDLLDKKMTEVGITNVKGVLGTITDPKLPPESVDLAIMVDVYHEFSHPYEMMQNICRALKTGGRVVFVEYRAEDRSVPIKRLHKMSEVQVIKEATPHPLSWIETLDDLPWQHVIIFEKIAAQ